A region from the Salicibibacter cibarius genome encodes:
- the pheT gene encoding phenylalanine--tRNA ligase subunit beta, which yields MLVSYQWLTDYIDLSDTTPEEVAEKLTRAGVEVDRLHRYHDGIDGVIVGEVNETAPHPEAEKLTVCQVDVGDQTKQIICGASNVQKSQKVAVAMPGTTLPGNKKIEETTIRGETSAGMICALDELGFNEQLLAKTEQGQIVELPAEVATGLDALEVLGLNDVIMELDLTPNRPDCLSMLGVAYELSALLDRPIHHPDYTHGVIRKNAANRIAVEVTNGEDVPYYGAKVIDKITVAPSPLWLQTRLMAAGIRPINNIVDITNYVLLEYGQPLHAFDYERFGSEKIVTRRAEQGEKIETLDGQERTLSGEDVLITNGNAPVAIAGVMGGASTEVQADTTSVLLESAQFDALNVRKTSGRLGLRSESSQRFEKGLDFERTAEAAERAVTLMEEIAGGVVLKGTVESGELPAVVQEVHLSLERLNTRLGTELEPEETEALLHRLDLEVTDLGNEWRVRIPSRRLDLSIEEDLIEEVARLYGYDRIPTTLPVGARSAGALTDEQKSRRKLRRFLESTGMQEAITYSLTSVQKADQFLLHESDRKMGVLMPMSEEREVLRRSLVPHLLDAGVYNVNRQLEDVFLFEIGTVFEPYADENKQPAEHEHVAGILSGQWYNHAWNGEEIQVDFYVAKGIVEGMLKQAGKENEAVFRARKREGMHPGRSAEVLIDGETVGFLGQLHPLEQEAQGLQATYVFELNVEKLFAVDNEDIRYQPLPRFPAIRRDLAVVADANIAAAEVEAVIVEAAGEWLEDIHLFDVYQGENIEAGKKSLAYSLLYLNRERTLKDEEIASIHEEIVAALRSRLGATLRD from the coding sequence ATGCTCGTTTCCTATCAATGGTTAACGGATTATATCGATTTATCGGACACAACCCCGGAGGAAGTTGCTGAAAAGCTTACCCGGGCTGGGGTAGAGGTTGATCGGCTCCATCGCTATCATGACGGGATCGATGGTGTCATCGTCGGTGAGGTGAATGAGACAGCCCCTCACCCGGAAGCCGAAAAATTAACGGTATGCCAAGTAGATGTAGGTGACCAAACGAAGCAAATCATCTGTGGGGCAAGCAACGTGCAAAAGAGCCAAAAAGTTGCCGTAGCGATGCCGGGAACGACCTTGCCTGGGAATAAAAAAATAGAAGAAACGACGATTCGCGGAGAAACATCCGCGGGCATGATTTGCGCATTGGACGAGCTTGGCTTCAATGAGCAGTTATTGGCGAAAACAGAACAAGGTCAAATTGTCGAATTGCCGGCAGAGGTCGCGACGGGGCTTGATGCGCTTGAGGTCCTCGGTTTGAATGATGTGATTATGGAACTTGATTTGACGCCGAACCGTCCGGATTGCTTAAGCATGCTCGGGGTCGCTTACGAATTGTCCGCGTTGCTGGACCGTCCGATTCATCATCCCGATTACACCCATGGGGTGATTCGCAAAAATGCTGCTAACCGCATCGCCGTTGAAGTGACAAATGGCGAGGATGTCCCTTATTACGGAGCTAAAGTGATCGATAAAATAACGGTAGCCCCATCGCCGTTATGGTTGCAAACACGTTTAATGGCCGCAGGTATTCGACCGATCAATAATATTGTCGATATTACGAACTATGTATTGCTCGAGTATGGACAACCCCTTCATGCGTTCGATTATGAACGGTTTGGCTCGGAGAAAATCGTAACGAGACGGGCGGAACAAGGAGAAAAAATCGAGACGTTGGACGGTCAGGAGCGAACGCTCTCCGGTGAGGATGTGTTGATCACGAATGGCAATGCCCCCGTTGCGATCGCGGGTGTGATGGGCGGCGCGTCAACAGAAGTACAGGCGGACACAACAAGTGTGTTGCTGGAATCGGCACAATTTGATGCATTAAATGTTAGAAAAACATCCGGAAGGTTAGGGTTGCGCAGCGAATCAAGCCAACGATTCGAAAAAGGATTGGATTTCGAACGAACCGCCGAAGCGGCGGAAAGGGCCGTCACGTTAATGGAAGAGATTGCTGGCGGCGTTGTGCTAAAAGGTACGGTGGAATCAGGAGAATTACCGGCTGTTGTGCAAGAGGTTCATCTTAGTTTGGAACGATTAAATACGCGGCTTGGAACGGAGCTTGAGCCGGAGGAAACCGAGGCGTTGTTGCATCGGCTCGATTTGGAAGTGACGGATCTGGGAAATGAATGGCGCGTCCGTATACCGTCAAGACGCCTTGATCTTTCGATTGAAGAAGATTTAATCGAAGAAGTTGCCCGTCTTTATGGCTATGATCGTATTCCGACGACATTGCCGGTCGGCGCGCGCTCAGCCGGCGCTTTGACCGACGAGCAAAAGAGTCGCCGCAAACTCCGCCGTTTTCTTGAAAGCACGGGGATGCAAGAGGCAATCACTTACTCCCTCACAAGCGTACAAAAGGCAGATCAATTTTTACTGCACGAAAGTGATCGGAAGATGGGTGTGCTTATGCCTATGAGTGAAGAACGGGAAGTGCTGCGAAGAAGCCTGGTCCCTCACCTTCTGGATGCCGGCGTCTACAACGTGAATCGTCAACTTGAAGATGTCTTTTTGTTTGAAATTGGGACCGTCTTTGAACCGTATGCAGATGAAAATAAGCAACCGGCGGAGCATGAACATGTAGCGGGAATATTAAGCGGCCAGTGGTACAATCATGCTTGGAACGGGGAAGAAATCCAGGTCGATTTCTATGTCGCAAAAGGAATTGTTGAAGGCATGTTAAAACAAGCGGGGAAAGAAAATGAAGCGGTCTTTCGCGCCCGTAAACGGGAAGGCATGCATCCGGGGCGATCCGCGGAAGTGCTCATCGATGGCGAAACCGTTGGTTTCCTTGGACAACTTCACCCACTCGAACAAGAGGCTCAAGGGTTGCAAGCGACTTACGTGTTTGAATTAAATGTGGAAAAGCTATTTGCCGTAGACAATGAAGACATTCGCTATCAACCCCTCCCTCGCTTTCCGGCTATCCGAAGGGATTTGGCCGTTGTTGCCGATGCAAACATTGCTGCAGCTGAAGTGGAAGCGGTCATCGTGGAGGCCGCGGGAGAATGGCTAGAAGATATTCATCTGTTTGATGTCTACCAAGGAGAAAATATCGAAGCCGGCAAAAAGTCACTCGCCTATTCGCTCCTTTATCTAAACCGTGAGCGTACGCTGAAAGACGAAGAAATTGCCAGCATTCATGAAGAAATCGTAGCCGCCCTCCGCTCGCGGCTAGGCGCAACTTTGCGCGATTAA
- the pheS gene encoding phenylalanine--tRNA ligase subunit alpha, whose translation MIERLKALESEALEAVQASDDKKALEQVRIRYLGKKGAITEVLRGMGQLSAEERPVVGQKANEVRESIQEALANKGEVFEKAELEQRLEEEEIDVTLPGRPMNQGSTHPLTAVVEEIEDIFIGLGFEVTEGPEVETDYFNFEMINLPPNHPARDMQDSFYTSEDTLLRTQTSPVQARTLQKHEGEGPVRIICPGKVYRRDEDDATHSHQFMQIEGLYVDENVRMSDLKGIFDTFVKQYFGQDREIRLRPSFFPFTEPSAEIDVTCGICAGKGCRICKQSGWIEVLGSGMVHPRVLELNGFDPNIYSGFAFGMGVERFAMLKYGIDDIRHFYTNDTRFLSQFQHL comes from the coding sequence ATGATTGAACGATTAAAGGCGCTTGAATCGGAAGCGCTCGAAGCCGTACAGGCTAGCGATGACAAGAAGGCTCTAGAACAAGTGCGCATCCGTTATCTGGGGAAAAAAGGAGCCATTACGGAGGTTCTGCGCGGGATGGGGCAACTATCAGCCGAAGAACGTCCTGTCGTCGGCCAAAAGGCTAACGAGGTTCGCGAAAGTATTCAAGAGGCACTGGCTAATAAAGGGGAAGTTTTTGAGAAAGCCGAATTGGAACAAAGGCTTGAAGAGGAAGAAATCGATGTAACATTGCCGGGAAGGCCCATGAATCAGGGTTCCACTCATCCGCTTACAGCCGTTGTGGAGGAGATCGAGGACATTTTTATCGGCCTTGGGTTTGAAGTAACGGAAGGGCCGGAAGTGGAGACAGATTATTTTAATTTTGAAATGATCAATTTGCCCCCGAATCATCCGGCCCGGGACATGCAAGATTCCTTTTACACCAGTGAAGATACCCTGTTGAGAACGCAAACGTCACCGGTGCAGGCCCGGACGTTGCAAAAGCATGAAGGCGAGGGCCCGGTTAGGATTATTTGTCCGGGGAAGGTCTATCGCCGCGACGAAGATGACGCCACCCACTCCCATCAGTTTATGCAAATCGAAGGGCTCTACGTGGATGAAAATGTGCGAATGAGTGACTTGAAAGGAATATTTGATACATTTGTCAAACAGTACTTTGGCCAAGACCGAGAGATTCGATTGCGCCCGAGCTTTTTTCCATTTACGGAACCATCGGCGGAAATTGACGTCACTTGCGGCATTTGTGCAGGCAAAGGTTGCCGAATATGCAAGCAAAGCGGATGGATTGAAGTGTTAGGTTCGGGGATGGTTCATCCGCGCGTTTTGGAATTAAATGGATTTGATCCAAATATTTACAGTGGCTTTGCTTTTGGCATGGGCGTGGAACGCTTTGCCATGTTGAAATACGGGATCGACGATATCCGCCATTTTTACACGAATGACACGCGTTTTTTATCACAGTTTCAACATTTGTAG
- a CDS encoding FAD-dependent oxidoreductase, with translation MADQHTEEKFSETAWQASVDLPDFEPLKDNMKTDVVIVGGGITGITAAYLLVQEGLQVALVEAGKLLNGTTGHTTAKVTAQHGLIYDEFIQHLGKTNARLYYEANKEAMAFIRETIDTHGINCDFRTEDAYLYATTPKYKKKLEKEAAAYEKLNIDGGILEELPIDISVKNALVMKDQAQFHPLRYLAPLVKTIVDKGGRIFENTTAVHVERGEEPSVITRGDARVQAKYILSCSHFPFYEGTGFYFTRMHAERSYVVAIKPKMAYPGGMYISVDQPTRSLRSANIDGEALVLVGGEGHKTGQGIDTHDHYNALQTFGEDVLGIEKQVNRWSTQDLTTLDNLPYIGHLTSQSSEQNILVATGYRKWGMTNGTAAALLLKDLVLEKENRYTSLFTPSRFYADPSLKHFLRENFDVAKHLVEGKAETSNKEMKGLAKDEGAVVRIDGKRKGAYRDKDGELHVVDTTCTHVGCEVNWNGADRTWDCPCHGSRFSYSGEVIEGPAEKPLQKEYKVKLPSEGVFPSDG, from the coding sequence ATGGCAGATCAACATACCGAAGAAAAGTTTTCGGAAACCGCTTGGCAAGCATCGGTAGACCTACCGGATTTCGAACCGTTAAAAGATAATATGAAAACAGATGTTGTCATCGTTGGCGGAGGAATCACAGGCATTACAGCCGCGTATCTTCTCGTTCAAGAAGGCTTGCAAGTTGCGTTGGTAGAAGCCGGGAAGCTGCTCAATGGCACAACCGGTCATACCACCGCGAAAGTAACCGCTCAACACGGGTTGATCTATGATGAATTTATCCAACATTTAGGAAAGACAAATGCAAGGCTTTACTATGAAGCGAATAAGGAAGCGATGGCATTTATTCGTGAGACGATTGACACGCATGGGATTAACTGTGATTTTCGCACGGAAGACGCTTATCTTTACGCAACGACTCCGAAATATAAAAAGAAATTGGAAAAAGAAGCAGCGGCTTATGAAAAACTGAACATCGATGGAGGGATTCTTGAAGAGCTCCCGATTGATATAAGCGTTAAAAATGCGTTGGTGATGAAAGACCAGGCCCAGTTTCACCCGCTCCGTTACTTGGCGCCGCTTGTAAAAACCATCGTTGATAAAGGCGGGCGGATTTTTGAGAACACGACCGCCGTCCATGTGGAACGGGGGGAGGAACCATCCGTGATCACTCGTGGAGATGCCCGTGTCCAAGCGAAATATATTTTATCTTGTTCCCATTTTCCGTTTTATGAAGGGACCGGTTTTTATTTTACAAGGATGCACGCGGAGCGTTCCTATGTCGTTGCCATAAAACCGAAAATGGCGTACCCGGGCGGGATGTATATAAGCGTGGATCAACCGACGCGTTCGCTGCGTTCTGCCAACATTGATGGCGAAGCGTTAGTCCTAGTCGGCGGGGAAGGCCATAAGACAGGTCAGGGTATAGACACGCATGACCACTACAACGCCTTGCAAACGTTCGGGGAAGACGTCCTCGGCATTGAAAAACAAGTCAACCGCTGGTCCACGCAAGATTTGACGACACTTGACAATCTCCCTTATATAGGCCATTTGACCTCACAATCTTCCGAGCAAAACATTCTTGTTGCCACCGGTTATCGAAAATGGGGGATGACTAATGGGACGGCTGCCGCGCTGTTGCTTAAAGACCTTGTGTTGGAAAAAGAAAACCGATACACGTCTCTTTTTACACCGTCCCGTTTTTATGCTGACCCCAGTCTGAAACATTTCCTTCGTGAAAACTTCGATGTGGCGAAGCATCTCGTCGAAGGAAAAGCAGAGACCTCAAACAAGGAAATGAAAGGCTTGGCAAAGGACGAAGGGGCTGTCGTGCGGATCGACGGAAAACGCAAAGGGGCGTACCGGGATAAAGATGGTGAACTTCACGTCGTTGACACAACATGCACACACGTGGGCTGCGAGGTGAATTGGAACGGCGCGGATCGCACTTGGGATTGCCCATGCCACGGATCAAGGTTTTCCTATTCCGGGGAAGTGATCGAGGGTCCGGCTGAAAAACCGTTGCAAAAAGAATATAAAGTGAAACTTCCATCAGAGGGGGTTTTTCCCTCTGATGGTTAG
- a CDS encoding MTH1187 family thiamine-binding protein, whose translation MAMADISIVPIVEEKNRSLGEEVAAIHEELDKHKDKVRYELTPMSTVIEGDIDDLFTVIQALHNVPVQRGWTRISTDIRIDDRRDGEAHTLEEKKARVNQFKK comes from the coding sequence ATGGCGATGGCAGATATTTCAATTGTGCCGATTGTGGAAGAGAAAAATCGAAGCTTAGGCGAAGAAGTCGCGGCCATTCATGAAGAGCTGGACAAGCATAAAGATAAAGTTCGTTATGAGTTAACCCCGATGAGCACCGTCATTGAAGGTGATATCGACGATTTGTTCACCGTCATTCAAGCATTGCACAATGTGCCGGTGCAGCGCGGATGGACAAGAATTTCTACCGATATACGCATCGATGACCGAAGAGACGGAGAAGCCCATACGCTTGAAGAGAAAAAAGCACGCGTCAATCAATTTAAAAAATAA
- a CDS encoding SDR family NAD(P)-dependent oxidoreductase — protein sequence MIFSESALQNEHVLITGATGGIGKETAKLAAAMGAYVTVTGRNEDKLHRLQKELEQITDTSNIYVRSADLTSDDSRIALVEDAGVKFGLLSGLVNSAGVAGNQKVEDMDEDFLHELMDLNYYSAVMLSKYVYKQMMENQRGAIVNVSSLSGMRGTFANTAYAGSKFALIGFTQSFALEAIEQGVRVNAVSPGFVNTDMGKQSIERKAERNDRPYEEQMRAVQADLPSGHITEPEEVANTIVYLLTEAAVNIVGESVKISGGSVMR from the coding sequence ATGATTTTTTCGGAAAGCGCTTTGCAAAATGAACATGTGTTGATTACGGGTGCCACCGGCGGCATTGGCAAGGAAACGGCCAAGTTGGCCGCGGCCATGGGGGCATACGTGACGGTAACAGGCCGAAATGAGGACAAGCTCCATCGGTTGCAAAAAGAACTGGAACAGATCACCGATACGTCTAATATCTATGTGCGCTCCGCTGATCTCACGTCTGATGATAGCCGCATCGCGCTCGTAGAAGATGCCGGTGTCAAGTTCGGGTTGCTTTCAGGCTTGGTCAACTCCGCGGGCGTCGCAGGCAACCAAAAAGTCGAAGATATGGATGAAGATTTTTTACATGAGTTGATGGATTTGAACTATTATTCGGCTGTCATGCTTAGCAAATACGTGTACAAGCAAATGATGGAAAACCAACGGGGAGCGATTGTAAACGTATCTTCCTTGTCAGGCATGCGCGGGACTTTTGCCAATACCGCCTACGCAGGCAGCAAATTTGCTTTAATCGGGTTTACCCAATCGTTTGCCCTTGAAGCAATCGAACAAGGCGTGCGAGTAAATGCGGTTAGCCCGGGATTTGTAAACACAGATATGGGTAAACAATCCATTGAACGAAAAGCGGAGCGGAATGATCGTCCGTATGAGGAGCAAATGCGGGCTGTACAAGCAGACTTACCTTCCGGCCATATCACGGAACCGGAAGAAGTGGCAAATACGATTGTCTATTTGCTCACGGAAGCTGCTGTCAATATTGTCGGAGAAAGCGTGAAAATCTCCGGCGGGAGTGTAATGCGGTGA
- a CDS encoding TrmH family RNA methyltransferase: MITSANNSSIKKLKKLRQKKYRVKERRFLVEGVHLVEEALVSNVAVDKLVTSEEAPLLSVDVSGQRVEEVSASVFATLSDTESPQGWLAVCHMPAEVEVPNGNVLLFDGIRDPGNLGTMIRTAEAAGLTGIYVSEDTVDVFNPKVIRATQGAMFHLPVITADLKKEVSSLKDKGIMIYGTDMHSGVSYRDAKPQGEELYALLLGNEARGISPELLRLTDETVSVPILGKAESLNVAVTAGIIMYEWIH; this comes from the coding sequence ATGATCACATCCGCGAACAATTCATCAATTAAAAAACTTAAAAAATTACGGCAAAAAAAATACCGTGTGAAAGAACGCCGCTTTCTCGTTGAAGGCGTTCATTTAGTGGAAGAAGCGTTAGTGTCTAACGTAGCTGTGGATAAGCTTGTGACAAGTGAGGAGGCTCCGTTGCTCTCGGTTGACGTCAGTGGGCAACGTGTGGAAGAAGTGAGCGCTTCTGTATTTGCAACGCTTTCGGACACGGAATCTCCCCAAGGGTGGCTTGCGGTATGCCACATGCCCGCGGAAGTTGAAGTGCCGAACGGAAACGTTTTGCTCTTTGATGGCATCCGCGACCCGGGAAATTTGGGCACCATGATCCGCACTGCGGAAGCGGCCGGATTGACCGGCATTTACGTAAGTGAAGATACCGTCGATGTGTTTAACCCTAAAGTGATTCGCGCCACCCAAGGGGCAATGTTTCATCTCCCGGTGATCACTGCTGATTTAAAAAAAGAGGTTTCTTCTTTGAAAGATAAAGGAATTATGATCTATGGAACGGATATGCATTCGGGAGTTTCTTATCGTGACGCCAAACCTCAGGGAGAAGAACTGTATGCACTGCTCCTCGGAAATGAGGCACGAGGCATATCTCCGGAGTTATTGCGTTTAACAGATGAAACAGTATCCGTCCCCATTTTGGGAAAAGCTGAATCATTAAACGTAGCTGTCACCGCGGGAATCATCATGTATGAGTGGATTCACTGA
- the sspI gene encoding small acid-soluble spore protein SspI gives MNFNLRNAILDNVSGSDASQIEATIVDAVNSGEEKMLPGLGVLFEVYWNEADQEERQEVITQIANGVR, from the coding sequence ATGAATTTCAATTTGCGTAATGCTATATTGGATAACGTATCCGGCAGTGATGCCTCGCAAATCGAGGCAACAATCGTCGATGCCGTTAATAGCGGCGAAGAAAAAATGTTGCCCGGCTTAGGCGTATTGTTCGAGGTGTATTGGAATGAAGCGGATCAAGAGGAAAGGCAAGAAGTGATCACTCAGATCGCAAACGGCGTCCGGTAA
- a CDS encoding M42 family metallopeptidase: MTQLDATQTMLKELTDANGVPGNERESREVMEKHIAPFADEVTTDNLGSLIAKKTGKEGGPKVMVAGHLDEVGFMVTQIDDNGFLKFQPLGGWWEQVMLAQRVNVLTKKGAIVGVIGSKPPHVLPADQRKKMVDKKEMFIDIGAANKEEAEEFGVRPGDSVVPICDFTVMNNEKLMMAKAWDNRIGCAIAIEVLKKLEGKTHPNVVYGVGTVQEEVGLRGARTSAHAIQPDIGFAVDVGIAGDTPGISKDEARADIGHGPQILVYDASLISHKGLRDFVVDTAEEIDIPYQFDAMAAGGTDGGAIHLTADGVPALSISVATRYIHTHAGILHRDDFEHAVDLIVAVIEKLDADTVKEITFQ; encoded by the coding sequence ATGACACAATTAGACGCAACACAAACGATGTTAAAAGAATTAACAGACGCGAACGGCGTTCCGGGGAATGAGCGGGAATCCCGCGAAGTGATGGAAAAGCATATTGCTCCGTTCGCGGATGAAGTGACTACCGATAATTTGGGGAGCTTAATTGCAAAAAAAACGGGGAAAGAAGGCGGACCGAAGGTAATGGTCGCCGGTCATCTCGATGAAGTCGGCTTTATGGTTACGCAAATTGACGATAACGGTTTTTTGAAGTTTCAACCCCTCGGTGGTTGGTGGGAGCAAGTGATGCTCGCGCAACGCGTGAATGTGCTTACGAAAAAAGGGGCCATCGTCGGCGTGATCGGCTCTAAGCCGCCGCATGTGCTTCCGGCGGATCAACGTAAAAAAATGGTTGATAAAAAAGAAATGTTTATTGATATCGGTGCCGCTAACAAAGAAGAAGCGGAAGAATTTGGCGTACGGCCGGGCGATTCGGTCGTGCCGATTTGTGATTTTACCGTGATGAATAATGAAAAATTGATGATGGCTAAAGCTTGGGATAACCGGATCGGATGTGCCATTGCCATTGAAGTGTTGAAAAAATTGGAAGGGAAAACGCATCCGAATGTTGTCTATGGTGTCGGAACCGTACAGGAAGAGGTCGGACTGCGAGGGGCCCGAACGTCGGCACATGCCATTCAACCGGATATCGGTTTTGCCGTCGATGTCGGCATTGCCGGTGACACCCCGGGGATTTCCAAAGACGAAGCAAGGGCTGATATTGGCCACGGGCCGCAAATTCTCGTGTATGACGCTTCTCTGATTTCACACAAGGGTTTGCGTGACTTCGTCGTCGATACAGCGGAAGAAATTGATATTCCTTATCAGTTTGATGCAATGGCTGCGGGCGGAACCGATGGCGGCGCGATTCATTTAACCGCGGACGGCGTTCCGGCCCTTTCCATTAGTGTGGCTACCCGTTATATTCATACGCATGCCGGGATTTTGCACCGGGATGATTTTGAACATGCGGTCGATTTAATTGTGGCGGTTATTGAAAAACTTGACGCCGACACGGTGAAAGAAATTACATTTCAGTAA
- a CDS encoding sigma-w pathway protein ysdB has protein sequence MTLLLQLLVLAALIILVYTIVSYLRSPLRKLEQAQNNNQYFLYDDRQNAHNNFYLTYKGAMFEGEKKVGSTDRSFEVVRVSVQPKQTDKLEGLEYDDFMFIEKEIKDRYPHASIDWKSPVGALIKKRK, from the coding sequence ATGACCCTGTTGCTTCAATTGCTCGTGCTGGCCGCTCTGATCATTCTTGTTTATACCATTGTTAGCTATTTGCGCAGCCCTTTACGAAAATTGGAGCAGGCGCAAAATAACAATCAATATTTCCTTTACGATGATCGCCAGAATGCTCACAATAATTTTTACCTTACGTATAAAGGCGCAATGTTTGAAGGGGAAAAAAAAGTCGGATCCACCGACCGCTCTTTTGAAGTTGTGCGCGTATCCGTGCAACCAAAACAAACGGATAAACTGGAAGGCCTGGAATATGACGATTTCATGTTTATTGAAAAAGAAATCAAAGACCGCTATCCCCATGCTTCGATCGATTGGAAAAGCCCCGTCGGTGCCTTGATAAAAAAACGCAAATAG
- a CDS encoding malate synthase G — MSEKIGNLTVETSLYEFINREALEGSGLTAEQFWADFERLIGDFSGRNEKLLKKREDIQNKIDQWNREHQNNYSQEAYETFLTEIGYLEKEVDDFEVTTENVDPEITAQPGPQLVVPVKNARYALNAANARWGSLYDALYGSDIISEENGAEQGTSYNPVRGEKVVAYAKRWLDEAIPLTEGSHQDAKQYNIENGNLHVDLGGTSVTLQDNNQFLGTRGENPEAILFQNHGLHFEIQIDAEHPIGKTDRAHVKDVFVESAITTIIDCEDSVAAVDAEDKVEVYRNWLGLMNGTLTKTFEKDNGTITRKLHSDRTYSSPFGETFTLPGRSLMFNRNVGHLMTSDAILDENGQPVPEGILDAVVTSLAAKQDVLRNGEFQNSAKGSIYIVKPKMHGSEEVAFTNDLFDRVEDMLGLKRHTIKVGVMDEERRTSLNLKNCIHEARERIIFINTGFLDRTGDEIHTSMELGPMIRKNEMKASEWLQAYEDANVSVGVNSGFRGKAQIGKGMWAMPNLMKDMMEKKDGQLKAGANTAWVPSPTAATLHALHYHDVDVFRVQQGITKGDYQNKMLNIPVDAARNWSKEDIQQELDNNAQGILGYVVRWIDQGVGSSSVPDINNVDLMEDRATLRISSQHMANWLHHGICSEEQVLETLKRMAKVVDEQNAGDSNYTPMAPNYEDSVAFQAGCDLVFKGREQPNGYTEPILHRRRQEAKAKKVARR; from the coding sequence AACGGCAGAGCAATTTTGGGCAGATTTTGAACGGCTTATTGGGGATTTTTCCGGACGAAATGAAAAACTATTAAAAAAACGCGAGGACATCCAAAATAAGATCGATCAATGGAATCGGGAGCATCAAAACAATTATTCTCAAGAAGCCTATGAAACGTTCTTAACGGAAATCGGGTATTTGGAAAAGGAAGTGGATGATTTTGAGGTTACGACGGAAAATGTAGACCCGGAAATCACCGCGCAGCCGGGGCCGCAACTCGTTGTGCCGGTAAAAAACGCCCGCTACGCGTTGAACGCGGCGAATGCCCGTTGGGGAAGTTTATATGACGCGCTGTATGGCAGTGATATTATTTCTGAAGAAAACGGCGCCGAGCAGGGGACATCTTATAATCCCGTGCGTGGCGAAAAAGTAGTGGCTTACGCGAAACGGTGGCTGGATGAAGCGATTCCGTTGACGGAAGGGTCGCATCAAGACGCCAAGCAATATAACATTGAAAATGGCAATCTTCATGTTGATCTTGGCGGAACATCCGTCACGCTTCAAGATAACAATCAGTTTTTAGGGACAAGAGGGGAAAACCCCGAAGCCATTTTGTTTCAAAACCACGGCTTGCATTTTGAAATTCAGATTGACGCTGAGCATCCTATCGGGAAGACGGATCGTGCCCATGTGAAAGACGTATTCGTCGAGTCTGCGATCACGACGATTATTGATTGTGAAGATTCTGTAGCAGCGGTGGACGCTGAAGATAAAGTGGAGGTTTATCGGAATTGGCTTGGGCTGATGAACGGAACGTTAACAAAAACGTTCGAAAAGGATAATGGAACGATCACGAGAAAGCTTCATTCCGATCGTACGTATTCCAGTCCTTTCGGTGAAACATTTACCCTGCCCGGCCGCTCACTCATGTTTAACCGCAACGTCGGCCATTTGATGACGAGTGACGCTATTTTGGACGAAAACGGACAGCCGGTGCCGGAAGGGATTTTGGACGCCGTCGTTACAAGTCTTGCGGCCAAACAAGATGTGCTCAGGAACGGGGAATTTCAGAATTCCGCTAAGGGTTCCATCTATATCGTGAAGCCGAAAATGCACGGGTCGGAGGAAGTTGCTTTTACAAACGATCTCTTCGACCGCGTGGAGGACATGCTCGGTTTGAAACGCCATACGATTAAAGTCGGGGTGATGGATGAGGAACGGCGCACGTCGTTAAACCTTAAAAACTGCATCCATGAAGCGAGAGAACGCATTATTTTCATTAACACAGGTTTTCTCGACCGCACAGGGGATGAAATTCACACTTCGATGGAACTTGGGCCGATGATTCGAAAAAATGAAATGAAAGCTTCCGAATGGTTGCAGGCTTATGAAGATGCGAATGTTAGCGTCGGGGTGAACAGTGGCTTCCGCGGAAAAGCCCAGATCGGCAAAGGCATGTGGGCAATGCCGAATCTCATGAAAGACATGATGGAGAAAAAAGATGGCCAGTTAAAAGCAGGCGCGAATACAGCATGGGTGCCGTCTCCGACGGCGGCAACGCTTCATGCCTTGCATTATCATGATGTTGACGTGTTTCGTGTGCAACAAGGCATCACAAAGGGCGATTATCAGAATAAGATGTTGAACATTCCAGTGGACGCGGCCCGAAATTGGAGCAAAGAGGACATCCAACAAGAGCTAGACAATAACGCTCAGGGTATACTCGGTTATGTCGTGCGTTGGATCGACCAAGGCGTCGGAAGTTCATCCGTTCCGGATATTAACAACGTCGATCTTATGGAAGACCGGGCAACGTTACGAATCTCAAGCCAACATATGGCTAACTGGCTCCATCACGGCATCTGCAGCGAAGAACAAGTGCTTGAAACGCTCAAACGAATGGCAAAAGTTGTCGACGAACAAAACGCCGGGGACTCGAACTATACGCCGATGGCACCTAATTACGAGGACTCTGTTGCTTTCCAAGCAGGATGTGACCTCGTATTCAAGGGGAGAGAGCAACCGAATGGATATACAGAGCCAATCTTGCACCGACGTCGCCAAGAGGCGAAAGCGAAAAAGGTGGCCCGCCGGTAA